The region GCCGCGACCGCTCGAGGAGGCGCTGCTCGACCCCGCGAGCCAGTACCTCGCGCGCAGCCGCTACGCCGAGCGCCTCGACCCGTTCCTCACCCGCTTCCCCCGTGAGCAGATCGCGGTCGTCGCCACGGAAGACCTCCGCCGGGCTCCCGGGCGGACCCTCGCCCGGCTGTTCGCGTTCGCCGGTGTCGATCCGGGCTTCGGCGCGCACGCGGTCGCCGAGCCGGCCGGCGCGCCGGATCCCCTCGACGTCGACCCCCGCCTGCGCGCCCGGCTCGCGGCCGAGCTCCGCGACGACGTCGCGCGCCTCCGGGCGCTCGTAGACGCCCCGTTCGCGGACTGGTCGCTCTAGAGACCCCGGACACCCTCCCGGCGCAGGCCGCCCGCCGACCCCGACTTCCCCACGGGCGGGCTGGACGCGCCCGGGAGCCTGCGCTTTGGCGCGACGGGGCGCCATGTAGCGCAGGGGTGTGACGGTGTGGTTGACGGGTGGGAGAAAGTGGTGCATGGTGGGGGACTATGGAGGCCGAGGGAACAGCCGGCCCGGTAGGGACGATGTTCCTCGGCGAGTACCGGCACACGCTGGACGCAAAAGGACGCGTCATCCTGCCGTCGGCGTTCCGGGCACAGCTGCAGGAGGGACTGGTGATGGCGTTCGGGCTCGACAACTGCCTCACCGTGCACCCACTCGACGAGTGGACACGGGTCATCGAGAACCTCCGCACGCTGCGCTCCACCGACCGCCGGGAGCGCATGTTCGCGCGGATGATGACCTCCTCGGCCCACTCCGACGCGCTCGACCGCCAGGGGCGCGTCACGATCCCGGCCCGGCTGCGCGAGTACGCCTCGCTCACCAAGGACGTGACGGTGGTGGGCGCCGACGCCCGCCTGGAGCTCTGGGACACCGACCGCTGGGAGCGCTACCGCGAGCAGGGCATGGCGGACTTTGCGAACACCGAGCAGCCGTTCAACCCGGGAGGGCTCTTCTGATGGACCTCGTCACGGAGAACCAGGAGCAGCGGCTCGCGGCGCTCGAGCGGGTCGTGAGCGCGCCCGCGGTCGAGAGCCCCGGCCTCGCCCGGGAGCTCGCCGCGACCGCGCTGCTCTTCCTCTGCCTCGTGGGCTCGGTCGGCGCCGCGCTCGCCGTCGTCCTCGGTGCCCTGTGGCTGTTCAGCTAGCCCCCGCGCGGCCCGTGACCGCCCCGCACGAGCCGGTGATGGTCGACCGGGTGGTCGACCTGCTCGCCGTGCCCGGCGACACGCCGGCGGTCCTCGTGGACGCAACCGTCGGGGCCGCCGGCCACGCCGCGGCCCTGCTCGCGGCGAGCGGTCCCGCGACGACCCTCGTCGCCTTCGACCGCGACCCCGACGCGCTCGCGCTCGCCGGCCGGCGCCTGGCCGCCTACGGCGAGCGCGTCCACCTCGTGCACGCCGGCTACGACGAGCTGTCCGCGCACCTGACGCCGATCCTCGCACGCCGCGGCCCCCTGCTCGGCGTGCTCTACGACCTCGGCGTCTCCTCCATGCAGATCGACCGCCCCGAGCGAGGCTTCTCGTTCCGCTCGCCCGCGCCCCTCGACATGCGCATGGACCCGACCGCCCCGCTCACGGCCGCGGACCTCGTGAACAGCACCCCGGGCGACGAGCTCGCCGGCCTCATCCGCCGCTACGGCGAGGAGCGCCACGCGCGCCGCATCGCGCGGGCGATCGCGCGTGCCCGCCCCCTCACCACCACCACCGAGCTCGCCGAGGTCGTCGCCGCGGCGGTCCCCGCGCAGGCCAGGCACACCCGCGTCGACCCGGCGACGCGGACGTTCCAGGCGCTGCGCATCGCGGTCAACGACGAGCTCGGCCGGTTCGGCGCCTCCCTTCCCCAGGCGCTGGACCTGACGGCACCGCCCGCCGCGGAGCACCGCGGTGGGCGCGTCGCCGTCCTCAGCTACCACTCCCTGGAGGACCGCATCGCCAAGCGGCTCCTCACG is a window of Egibacteraceae bacterium DNA encoding:
- the mraZ gene encoding division/cell wall cluster transcriptional repressor MraZ, with product MEAEGTAGPVGTMFLGEYRHTLDAKGRVILPSAFRAQLQEGLVMAFGLDNCLTVHPLDEWTRVIENLRTLRSTDRRERMFARMMTSSAHSDALDRQGRVTIPARLREYASLTKDVTVVGADARLELWDTDRWERYREQGMADFANTEQPFNPGGLF
- the rsmH gene encoding 16S rRNA (cytosine(1402)-N(4))-methyltransferase RsmH — translated: MTAPHEPVMVDRVVDLLAVPGDTPAVLVDATVGAAGHAAALLAASGPATTLVAFDRDPDALALAGRRLAAYGERVHLVHAGYDELSAHLTPILARRGPLLGVLYDLGVSSMQIDRPERGFSFRSPAPLDMRMDPTAPLTAADLVNSTPGDELAGLIRRYGEERHARRIARAIARARPLTTTTELAEVVAAAVPAQARHTRVDPATRTFQALRIAVNDELGRFGASLPQALDLTAPPAAEHRGGRVAVLSYHSLEDRIAKRLLTDAATGCICPPDLPVCGCGRVPRFRLLVRGVERPSPPELARNPRARSAKLRAAEKLPESE